One window of the Chitinophaga niabensis genome contains the following:
- a CDS encoding DUF3267 domain-containing protein: MEELIRSLESKGYSQFARYGFRELILPLREGLQARNIYQRLFMAFFFLGCVFIVLSGIYWRTSGQLTVAAFLGWLLLGIPSTFLLVPLHEMIHGWMFRWYGARDVRYGVIWRYLMFYAVAHAFVINYRQFRYIAMAPFVIISGLCAVAFFFVPVEGKALLLGLYTFHTLCCAGDFGLCGYFYIYRHQNPVSFDDANTGTSYFYAIQDTNSPVYPANNTSDVENP; encoded by the coding sequence ATGGAGGAACTGATCCGTTCCCTGGAATCGAAAGGTTATTCGCAATTTGCGCGGTATGGCTTTCGGGAGCTGATCCTTCCTTTGCGGGAAGGGCTGCAGGCCCGGAATATCTACCAGCGGCTGTTCATGGCTTTCTTTTTCCTGGGCTGCGTGTTCATAGTACTTAGCGGCATTTATTGGAGAACTTCCGGTCAGCTGACTGTTGCTGCTTTTCTTGGATGGCTGCTGCTGGGCATCCCTTCTACTTTTTTACTGGTTCCCCTGCATGAAATGATCCATGGCTGGATGTTTCGCTGGTATGGAGCCAGGGACGTACGTTATGGTGTGATCTGGCGTTACCTGATGTTCTACGCTGTAGCCCATGCTTTTGTGATCAATTACCGGCAGTTCCGTTACATTGCCATGGCCCCTTTTGTGATCATTTCCGGCCTGTGTGCAGTTGCTTTTTTCTTTGTACCCGTAGAAGGGAAAGCCCTGCTTTTAGGATTGTATACCTTCCATACCCTTTGCTGCGCCGGAGATTTTGGCTTATGTGGATATTTTTATATATACAGGCATCAAAACCCCGTCAGTTTTGACGATGCCAATACCGGTACATCTTATTTTTATGCCATTCAGGACACGAATTCCCCGGTTTATCCGGCAAATAATACTTCGGATGTAGAAAACCCGTAA
- a CDS encoding BamA/TamA family outer membrane protein, whose translation MRSKLYLLVITLFISSFCFAQSDSIKQRIILIGDAGEMHNGTNPTIDAVRRTIDLNKGKNTVLFLGDNVYPLGLPNVNARNYNEAKEILDYQINLLKGTKAEGIFIPGNHDWARHKPDGWQTIRNQQLYVDSFGLANVQFLPKGGCPGPVAVPLGKDAVLIVFDSEWWLYPGKKPGLESGCDCKTEDEVLAAINDIAALNPGKLMVFATHHPLRSYGIHGGYYTIKQHIFPLTDAKPGLYIPLPVIGSIYPLVRGVFGTTEDLPHPLYKRMIKGIEEALPEDAQVVFVSGHDHTLQLIKDKGRSYIVSGSGAKDNRVKKGKLSEFASRLNGFSVIEVMSNGNVRVNFYNDGDIKPMFSQNLYNLSTYRGRAENYPSRKDAPATVTLAPDAQYEKAGGFHRFILGDNYRKVWATPLTFPVVNLDTVKGGLKILKRGGGKQTRSLRLEDKNGNEWVMRSLRKWPTSALPEQLRETIAREVVQDQISAANPYAPLAVRPLAKAAGVPHTNPEFVYLADDTALGIYRKDFANGVYLLEEREPVSTNKTYNSEKLMENLLEDNDNSMNQPAYLQARLLDMFIADWDRHEDQWRWYAEKDKKKKVFYPIPRDRDQAFFVNEGVLPRLVSRPWLLPAIQGFRKKFPYIQGFNFSARYLDRNFMSELDEAAWQKQSTAFAGLMTDQLIDEAVTQFPDTINKQVSEMMRSTLKVRRDKLPVQAMKYYHFLAKGVDVTGSFKNEQFTVTRLPEGKVQVQSQKISKSGDLEQTLYNRTFDPAHTKEVMLYGLGGEDKFIIKGDGRSPIRIRIIGGKEKDTYIDSSESSGKRIFIYDLKHRNDSFAVTRRERLRLSSKPEVIRYDRRAFQYNKVMPLLAAGYNLDDGISLGLGIQYIGHGFRKDSFAVKHTFTGTHAVATQAYQFRYQGQFNDIIGKTDLIVNATAKAPHNTVNFFGFGNETVYKDTSKPRIRYYRSRFNVYSVSAALRTNLTQNVTFFAGPTVSANTLEAEDNEGRFLTNYKENKLDSANLFKNKYYAGLSTGFNIDTRDNNLNPTRGLLWSVTYQANTGLNKESNSFSTLRTDMSIYASLGLPATVTLVSRFGGGVTWGRPEFFQAMTLGGTANLRGYRNNRFSGRAMVYNNMELRVKLFDFTSYILPGSVGLLAFNDVGRVWEDGEKSHVWHDGFGGGIYFSPINMLIITAVVGHSKEETLPYVTFGFKF comes from the coding sequence ATGCGTTCAAAGTTATACTTACTTGTCATCACCTTATTCATATCGTCTTTTTGTTTTGCACAATCAGACAGTATCAAGCAACGGATCATCCTCATCGGGGATGCCGGGGAAATGCACAATGGCACCAACCCCACCATCGATGCCGTACGCAGAACAATAGACCTGAATAAGGGAAAGAACACGGTACTCTTCCTGGGAGATAACGTATATCCGCTGGGGTTACCTAACGTGAACGCACGTAACTATAACGAAGCGAAAGAAATCCTGGATTACCAGATCAACCTGCTGAAAGGCACCAAAGCGGAAGGAATCTTTATTCCGGGTAATCACGACTGGGCCCGCCATAAACCGGATGGATGGCAAACCATCCGTAACCAGCAGTTATATGTGGATTCATTTGGCCTGGCCAATGTGCAGTTCCTGCCTAAAGGAGGATGCCCCGGCCCTGTTGCAGTGCCTTTAGGAAAAGATGCTGTGCTGATTGTATTTGACAGCGAGTGGTGGTTATACCCCGGCAAAAAACCCGGTCTCGAATCCGGCTGTGACTGCAAAACGGAAGATGAGGTACTGGCTGCCATCAATGATATTGCAGCCCTTAACCCCGGTAAACTAATGGTATTTGCCACCCACCATCCTTTACGCAGTTATGGTATTCATGGGGGTTATTACACCATCAAGCAACACATTTTCCCTTTAACAGATGCCAAACCCGGCCTCTATATTCCGCTGCCTGTAATAGGCTCCATCTATCCTTTGGTAAGAGGGGTATTTGGCACAACGGAAGATCTGCCGCATCCTTTATATAAAAGAATGATCAAAGGCATTGAAGAGGCCCTGCCGGAAGATGCCCAGGTAGTATTTGTTTCCGGGCACGATCACACTCTTCAACTGATCAAAGATAAAGGCAGGAGTTATATTGTCAGTGGCTCCGGCGCAAAAGATAACCGGGTTAAAAAGGGCAAACTCTCTGAATTTGCCAGCCGCCTCAATGGTTTCAGCGTAATAGAGGTAATGAGCAATGGCAATGTGCGGGTGAACTTTTACAACGATGGGGATATCAAACCCATGTTCAGCCAGAACCTCTATAACCTCAGCACTTACCGCGGAAGGGCGGAGAACTATCCCAGCCGCAAAGATGCACCCGCCACGGTTACCCTGGCGCCTGATGCCCAATATGAAAAAGCCGGTGGCTTTCACCGTTTTATACTGGGCGACAATTACCGCAAAGTATGGGCTACCCCGCTTACTTTCCCCGTAGTAAACCTGGATACAGTGAAAGGCGGCCTGAAGATCCTCAAAAGAGGTGGTGGTAAACAAACCCGCTCCCTGCGCCTGGAAGACAAAAATGGCAATGAATGGGTAATGCGCTCCCTGCGCAAATGGCCTACTTCCGCCCTGCCGGAACAATTGCGGGAAACCATTGCAAGGGAAGTAGTGCAGGACCAGATCTCGGCTGCCAACCCTTACGCACCACTGGCTGTAAGGCCTTTGGCTAAAGCTGCCGGTGTGCCTCATACAAACCCTGAATTCGTATACCTCGCAGATGATACCGCACTGGGTATTTACAGGAAAGATTTTGCCAATGGCGTATACCTGCTGGAAGAAAGGGAGCCTGTAAGCACCAATAAAACCTATAACTCTGAAAAGCTGATGGAGAACCTGCTGGAAGATAATGACAACAGCATGAACCAGCCCGCTTACCTGCAGGCCCGTTTGCTGGATATGTTCATTGCTGACTGGGACAGGCATGAAGATCAATGGCGCTGGTATGCAGAAAAAGATAAAAAGAAAAAGGTCTTCTATCCTATTCCGAGAGACCGTGACCAGGCCTTTTTTGTGAACGAAGGTGTACTGCCCAGGCTGGTGAGCCGCCCCTGGTTATTACCAGCCATTCAAGGTTTCAGAAAGAAATTCCCTTATATACAGGGCTTCAACTTCAGCGCCCGTTACCTGGACCGTAATTTTATGAGTGAGCTGGACGAAGCTGCATGGCAGAAACAAAGTACTGCTTTTGCCGGGTTAATGACGGATCAGCTGATAGATGAAGCCGTTACACAATTCCCGGACACTATCAATAAACAGGTGAGTGAAATGATGCGCAGCACGCTGAAAGTAAGGAGGGATAAACTTCCTGTGCAGGCTATGAAATATTATCACTTCCTTGCAAAAGGTGTTGATGTGACGGGTTCATTTAAAAATGAGCAATTCACCGTTACCCGTTTACCGGAAGGAAAAGTACAGGTGCAATCTCAAAAGATCAGCAAAAGCGGAGACCTGGAACAAACACTCTATAACAGAACATTTGATCCTGCACATACCAAAGAGGTAATGCTGTACGGCTTAGGTGGCGAAGATAAATTCATTATTAAAGGAGATGGCAGATCGCCTATCCGCATCCGTATCATAGGAGGCAAAGAGAAAGATACATATATAGACAGCAGCGAAAGCAGTGGCAAACGCATTTTCATTTACGACCTCAAACACCGCAACGACAGCTTTGCCGTAACCCGCAGAGAAAGATTACGCCTCTCTTCTAAACCGGAAGTGATCCGTTACGACAGAAGGGCTTTCCAGTACAATAAGGTAATGCCCTTACTGGCTGCAGGTTATAACCTGGATGATGGTATCTCCCTGGGCCTTGGTATCCAATACATCGGCCATGGTTTCCGTAAAGATTCCTTTGCCGTAAAACATACTTTCACCGGCACCCATGCTGTAGCTACACAGGCTTACCAGTTCCGCTACCAGGGACAGTTCAATGATATCATCGGAAAAACAGATCTCATCGTCAATGCTACTGCCAAAGCACCGCATAACACGGTTAACTTCTTTGGCTTTGGTAACGAAACCGTATATAAAGACACATCAAAACCAAGGATCCGGTATTACCGCAGTCGTTTTAATGTGTATTCCGTATCCGCTGCTTTACGCACTAACCTTACACAGAACGTAACGTTCTTTGCAGGCCCCACCGTTTCTGCCAACACACTGGAAGCAGAAGATAATGAAGGCCGCTTCCTCACTAACTACAAAGAAAATAAACTGGACTCTGCTAACCTGTTCAAAAACAAATACTATGCAGGTTTGAGCACAGGTTTCAACATCGATACCCGTGATAATAACCTGAACCCTACACGCGGATTATTATGGTCTGTTACTTACCAGGCTAATACCGGGCTGAACAAAGAGAGCAACAGTTTTTCCACGCTCCGTACGGACATGAGTATCTACGCCTCCCTTGGATTACCGGCTACCGTTACACTGGTATCCCGCTTTGGTGGAGGTGTTACCTGGGGCCGGCCGGAATTCTTCCAGGCCATGACATTAGGTGGTACTGCTAACCTGCGTGGTTACAGGAATAACCGTTTTTCGGGAAGGGCCATGGTGTATAACAACATGGAGTTGCGGGTGAAATTATTTGACTTCACTTCTTATATCCTGCCCGGATCTGTTGGGCTGCTTGCTTTCAATGATGTGGGAAGAGTATGGGAAGATGGGGAAAAATCACATGTATGGCATGACGGCTTCGGAGGCGGTATTTACTTCTCTCCTATAAATATGCTGATCATTACCGCAGTGGTAGGGCATTCCAAAGAGGAAACCCTACCCTACGTAACGTTTGGATTTAAGTTTTAA
- a CDS encoding Pycsar system effector family protein yields the protein MEISSVIAAAKVYVTQQFEQRANPVLVYHNIAHTQQVVQAAEQIAAYYRLTDADQLVVLLAAWFHDLGYVLGVRADHEQAGANAAREFIGLQQLPESVAQAVEGCILATKIPQMPNNLLEQIVCDADLFHLGSKEFNKRNKLLRAEAELAGKQDISGLEWTVTTISFLEAHKYHTAYSQTLLKQQKEENLERLKAKLEKKQGEAIQEAAAEQKKLEKKAAKLEKKKEEEEGKPGEPGAEKVKEPKPGRGVETMFRTTSTNHIRLSSMADSKANIMISVNAIIISVLLSVLLRKLEDYPNFILPSIIFLTTSVTTIVFSILATRPNVTSGRFTLLDIQNKKSNLLFFGNFHQMSYKEYEDGMETIMKKNDYLYSNMIHDIYNLGVVLGRKYRMLRIAYNIFMYGIIASVLAFTIAALFFPVKG from the coding sequence ATGGAAATAAGTTCAGTGATCGCTGCGGCGAAGGTTTATGTTACCCAGCAATTTGAGCAACGGGCTAACCCTGTACTGGTATATCACAACATAGCACATACGCAGCAGGTAGTGCAGGCGGCTGAGCAGATAGCTGCGTATTACCGCTTAACGGATGCGGACCAGCTGGTGGTATTGCTGGCAGCATGGTTCCATGATCTCGGTTATGTGCTGGGTGTACGTGCGGATCATGAACAGGCAGGCGCCAATGCAGCAAGGGAATTTATAGGACTGCAGCAATTGCCGGAGAGTGTGGCGCAGGCTGTGGAAGGTTGTATCCTGGCTACAAAGATCCCCCAGATGCCTAATAACCTGCTGGAGCAGATCGTTTGTGATGCAGACCTTTTTCACCTGGGTTCCAAAGAGTTCAATAAGCGGAATAAACTGCTCAGGGCAGAAGCAGAGCTGGCCGGCAAGCAGGATATCTCCGGCCTGGAATGGACCGTTACCACCATCAGTTTCCTGGAAGCACATAAATATCATACAGCCTACAGCCAAACGCTTTTAAAGCAACAGAAAGAAGAGAACCTGGAGCGCCTGAAAGCCAAACTGGAAAAGAAACAGGGAGAAGCTATACAGGAGGCTGCCGCAGAGCAGAAAAAACTGGAGAAGAAAGCAGCCAAACTGGAAAAGAAAAAAGAAGAAGAGGAAGGTAAACCGGGAGAACCTGGTGCTGAAAAAGTAAAAGAACCCAAGCCGGGAAGAGGTGTGGAAACCATGTTCCGTACCACCAGCACCAACCATATACGGTTAAGTTCCATGGCGGATTCGAAGGCCAACATTATGATCTCTGTGAACGCCATTATTATTTCCGTATTACTCAGTGTGCTGTTGCGCAAACTGGAAGATTATCCCAACTTCATCCTCCCTTCCATTATCTTTTTAACCACCAGCGTTACCACTATTGTATTTTCTATCCTGGCTACCCGCCCGAATGTTACCTCCGGCCGGTTCACACTCCTGGATATACAAAATAAAAAATCAAACCTCCTGTTCTTCGGGAACTTCCACCAGATGAGCTATAAAGAGTATGAAGATGGTATGGAAACCATTATGAAGAAGAACGATTACCTCTATAGCAATATGATCCACGACATCTATAACCTGGGTGTTGTATTGGGTCGTAAATACCGCATGCTACGGATCGCGTATAATATATTTATGTATGGGATCATTGCCTCCGTTCTGGCATTTACGATCGCAGCATTGTTTTTCCCGGTAAAAGGATAG
- the ppk1 gene encoding polyphosphate kinase 1 codes for MHTETDITLYDRDLSWLSFNNQVLLMAANEQVPIFERVRFLSIFSSNLDEFFRVRMPAILALQQLQVSQEGLLFAVQQVTGRQLQEFGRILTTEVLPGLHRHGVHLYYGDVIQAAHQPAIKDYFFNTVLGFLQPQKIVMEHPVEVFLENNALYLVVCFDNNGYALVNIPSSHLPRFLSLPDQHIVFLDDVIREHLHFLFPGQQVKGCYSIKLTRDAEIDVDEFSGHLLQKVESMLVKRALGLPTRFLYDSKMPEDMQHNLAAYFRIAPQEMTSGGRYHHLRDLADLPVKDPALNYPRLPSARVKALETEETLLNTILQKDVLLHVPYQNYDYILRFFNEAATDPDVQEIYVTLYRVASGSQIVNALISAARNGKQVTVMVELKARFDEANNVRWAKRMKEAGVKILYSIPNLKVHAKVALVKRKRGYNWDHIGLYATGNFNESTARFYTDHVLLTAHAGMTQELELLFIYMQTGIAPAKYHFLPFNHLLVAQFNLVNRFTEMIRREVDHARAGLPARITIKLNNLQEKQMIAELYAAAEAGVEVKLIIRSICCIVPRKGISIHRIVDRYLEHARVFVFHNNGAEEVYMGSADWMNRNLHRRIEVCFPIYDPVYAQQLKDILALQLADNTNAVILDAEMKAIPVPKVAGEPDVNAQKGIYDYVHHL; via the coding sequence TTGCACACAGAAACTGACATTACACTATACGATCGCGACCTTAGCTGGCTCTCTTTTAATAACCAGGTGTTATTAATGGCGGCCAATGAGCAGGTGCCGATCTTTGAACGGGTGCGATTCCTATCCATCTTTTCTTCCAACCTCGATGAATTTTTCCGGGTACGCATGCCGGCCATCCTGGCCCTGCAGCAATTACAGGTATCACAGGAAGGTTTGCTATTTGCTGTTCAGCAGGTAACCGGCCGCCAGTTACAGGAATTCGGCAGGATCCTCACCACAGAAGTATTGCCGGGGCTGCATCGCCATGGGGTACATCTTTATTATGGAGATGTGATCCAGGCAGCACACCAGCCTGCCATTAAAGATTATTTCTTTAATACCGTGCTGGGTTTCCTGCAACCGCAAAAAATAGTGATGGAACATCCGGTAGAAGTGTTCCTGGAGAATAATGCCTTGTATCTCGTTGTTTGTTTTGATAACAACGGATATGCATTGGTGAACATTCCCTCCAGTCACCTGCCCCGCTTCCTGAGCCTGCCGGACCAGCATATTGTTTTCCTGGACGATGTGATCCGGGAGCACCTGCACTTCCTCTTTCCGGGCCAGCAGGTAAAAGGCTGTTACAGCATCAAGCTCACGCGTGATGCTGAAATAGATGTGGATGAATTCAGCGGGCATTTACTGCAAAAGGTGGAAAGCATGCTGGTGAAAAGAGCGCTGGGTTTACCCACCCGCTTCCTGTACGACAGCAAAATGCCGGAAGACATGCAGCATAACCTGGCGGCTTATTTTCGTATAGCCCCGCAGGAAATGACCAGCGGCGGAAGATATCATCATCTCCGCGACCTGGCAGACCTGCCGGTAAAAGACCCTGCTCTGAACTACCCGCGTTTACCTTCCGCCCGTGTAAAAGCACTGGAAACAGAAGAAACATTACTGAACACCATTCTGCAAAAGGATGTGTTATTACACGTGCCTTATCAGAATTACGATTATATCCTCCGCTTTTTTAATGAAGCAGCTACAGACCCTGATGTGCAGGAGATCTATGTAACACTTTACCGCGTAGCCTCCGGTTCACAGATCGTAAATGCTTTGATCAGCGCAGCGAGGAATGGCAAACAGGTAACGGTGATGGTGGAATTGAAAGCAAGGTTTGATGAAGCCAATAACGTGCGCTGGGCTAAACGCATGAAAGAAGCAGGGGTGAAAATATTATACAGCATCCCTAACCTGAAAGTGCATGCGAAAGTGGCATTGGTAAAACGCAAACGTGGCTACAACTGGGACCACATCGGGTTATATGCCACCGGTAATTTCAATGAAAGTACTGCACGGTTCTATACAGATCATGTACTGCTGACCGCACATGCCGGCATGACGCAGGAACTGGAACTCTTGTTCATTTATATGCAAACGGGTATTGCACCTGCCAAATATCATTTCCTGCCGTTTAATCATTTACTGGTGGCACAGTTCAACCTGGTGAACCGTTTTACGGAAATGATCAGGCGCGAGGTGGACCATGCACGTGCAGGGTTACCGGCACGCATTACTATTAAACTGAACAACCTGCAGGAAAAACAAATGATCGCTGAACTATACGCTGCTGCAGAGGCTGGTGTGGAAGTGAAGCTGATCATCAGGAGTATCTGTTGTATTGTGCCAAGGAAAGGCATCAGTATTCACCGTATTGTAGACCGTTACCTGGAGCATGCCCGTGTATTTGTTTTCCATAACAATGGCGCGGAAGAAGTGTATATGGGTTCTGCAGACTGGATGAACCGTAACCTGCATCGCAGGATAGAAGTATGTTTTCCCATTTATGATCCCGTATATGCGCAGCAGTTGAAAGATATTCTTGCTTTGCAACTGGCAGATAACACAAATGCCGTAATATTGGATGCTGAAATGAAGGCAATACCGGTACCTAAGGTAGCCGGCGAGCCGGACGTAAATGCGCAAAAAGGCATTTATGATTATGTGCATCACCTGTAA
- a CDS encoding DUF4442 domain-containing protein — MVNATSTDHFVKLVNNRFKFSLFLLFKLPSAWLSGVRIHKMDAHSCTTVVPYRWLSQNPFGSTYFACLAMAAEMSTGVLAMAHTSGTSSRVSMLVTGMEGIFLKKAKSRTYFTCEQGDAIRNAIMQAIASGNSSAITIGITGRSADGTEIAQFKVTWSFKSTSKT, encoded by the coding sequence ATGGTCAATGCAACTTCGACTGATCACTTTGTTAAACTGGTGAATAACCGTTTCAAGTTTTCTTTGTTCCTGCTGTTTAAGTTACCCAGCGCCTGGCTGTCCGGCGTGAGGATCCATAAAATGGATGCACATAGCTGTACCACGGTAGTACCTTACCGCTGGTTATCACAAAACCCTTTCGGCTCTACCTACTTCGCCTGCCTGGCTATGGCGGCGGAAATGAGCACAGGTGTGCTGGCCATGGCACATACAAGCGGAACCTCTTCCCGTGTATCCATGTTAGTTACAGGGATGGAAGGTATCTTTCTCAAGAAAGCCAAAAGCCGTACTTATTTTACCTGTGAGCAGGGAGATGCTATTCGCAATGCTATCATGCAGGCAATAGCATCCGGTAATTCTTCTGCTATCACAATTGGTATTACCGGCAGATCTGCGGATGGCACGGAGATCGCACAATTCAAAGTTACCTGGAGTTTTAAAAGTACATCCAAGACATAA
- a CDS encoding MBL fold metallo-hydrolase has translation MKIAFHGAARTVTGSKHLITLKNGKKILLDCGMFQGMGRETVALNQDFGFDPKEVDIMILSHAHIDHSGLIPRLNKLGYTGDIFCTRASKDLTEILLLDSAEIQEDDIKYVNKKNKREGKPAIEPLYTLDDAKRAVKQFRGVNYGEWFRIDPDVEVLFTDAGHIIGSACVHLRIKEDGQVRQITFSGDIGRYGDPILKSPEVFPQADYIIMESTYGSTLHEDIAPGDEALLRHIQETCVGKRGKLIIPAFSVGRTQEILYALNRAQLAGKLPRVELFVDSPLSLEATEVTKSHPECFNKTVAKMLEIDDDPFDFPGLHYIKTIDESKALNLRKEPCVIISASGMAEGGRVKHHIANNIDDPKNTILIVGYCEPQSLGGRLMRGAKEVHIYGDKHEVRAAVGVIRSMSAHGDYEDMSQWLACQMPGGVKKLFLVHGEYEVQTVFKEWLLKKGFLDIEIPERHTEIGLG, from the coding sequence ATGAAGATTGCATTTCATGGGGCAGCAAGGACAGTTACAGGTTCCAAGCACCTGATCACGCTAAAGAACGGAAAGAAGATACTGTTGGATTGCGGTATGTTCCAGGGTATGGGCAGAGAAACAGTGGCCCTGAACCAGGATTTTGGATTTGACCCGAAGGAAGTGGATATCATGATCCTTTCGCATGCACACATCGATCACTCCGGTTTAATACCCCGTTTAAACAAACTCGGTTATACCGGAGATATCTTTTGCACGCGTGCATCCAAAGACCTTACAGAGATATTGTTGCTGGATTCTGCAGAGATCCAGGAAGATGATATCAAATACGTGAACAAAAAGAACAAACGGGAAGGTAAACCGGCCATTGAACCACTTTACACGCTGGATGATGCGAAACGCGCAGTAAAACAATTCCGTGGTGTTAATTACGGAGAATGGTTCCGTATAGACCCGGATGTGGAAGTGCTGTTCACAGATGCTGGCCATATCATCGGCAGTGCCTGTGTGCATCTCCGTATCAAAGAGGACGGGCAGGTACGCCAGATCACTTTCAGCGGAGACATTGGCCGTTATGGTGATCCTATCCTCAAATCTCCTGAAGTATTTCCACAGGCAGATTACATCATCATGGAATCTACTTACGGCAGTACGCTGCATGAAGATATTGCGCCTGGAGATGAAGCCTTGCTGCGTCACATCCAGGAAACCTGTGTAGGTAAAAGAGGAAAACTGATCATACCTGCATTCAGCGTAGGGCGTACACAGGAAATATTGTATGCATTGAACCGTGCACAGTTAGCCGGTAAATTGCCGCGTGTAGAGCTGTTTGTAGACAGCCCGCTTTCACTGGAAGCCACAGAGGTCACAAAATCTCATCCGGAATGTTTTAATAAAACGGTGGCTAAGATGCTGGAGATAGATGATGATCCGTTTGATTTCCCCGGACTGCATTATATCAAAACAATAGATGAATCCAAAGCGCTCAACTTACGGAAAGAGCCTTGTGTGATCATCTCTGCATCCGGCATGGCGGAAGGCGGGCGTGTGAAACATCACATTGCTAATAATATTGATGATCCGAAAAACACCATCCTCATTGTAGGATATTGTGAACCGCAATCCCTTGGCGGAAGACTGATGCGGGGCGCCAAAGAAGTGCATATCTATGGAGATAAACATGAGGTACGTGCAGCTGTTGGGGTGATCCGTTCTATGAGTGCACACGGAGATTATGAAGATATGAGCCAATGGCTGGCATGCCAGATGCCGGGAGGAGTGAAGAAATTATTCCTGGTGCATGGAGAGTATGAAGTGCAAACGGTGTTCAAGGAATGGTTACTGAAGAAAGGATTTTTGGATATTGAAATTCCTGAGCGGCATACGGAAATTGGGCTGGGGTGA